The following proteins come from a genomic window of Halorussus halophilus:
- a CDS encoding PH domain-containing protein, translating to METLHPRVRLVWGVGTLVTVTILAVVVAVADRFTLGVGLWVGLAVALLGLLVGVVYVALKYRVWQFEVREDELYLERGVLTRVNTVVPFVRVQHVDTQRGPVERAVGLASIVVYTAGSRGADVTIPGLTPERADDLQEQLRRLATESEDEYDAV from the coding sequence ATGGAGACACTGCACCCACGGGTGCGACTGGTCTGGGGCGTCGGCACGCTCGTCACCGTGACCATCCTCGCCGTCGTGGTGGCCGTCGCCGACCGATTTACGCTCGGCGTCGGCCTCTGGGTCGGCCTCGCCGTCGCACTCCTCGGACTCCTCGTCGGCGTCGTCTACGTCGCGCTGAAGTATCGCGTCTGGCAGTTCGAGGTGCGCGAGGACGAACTCTACCTCGAACGCGGCGTCCTCACGCGGGTCAACACCGTCGTTCCGTTCGTCCGCGTCCAGCACGTCGATACCCAGCGCGGCCCCGTCGAGCGCGCGGTCGGTCTGGCGAGCATCGTCGTCTACACCGCTGGGTCCCGGGGTGCTGACGTGACGATTCCCGGACTCACTCCCGAACGTGCAGACGACCTGCAAGAGCAACTGCGGAGACTCGCAACCGAGAGCGAGGACGAGTACGACGCCGTATGA
- a CDS encoding class II fumarate hydratase produces MSDEDYRIEEDSLGEMRVPSDAYWGAQTQRALQNFPISGITFGRRFVRALGVVKKAAAQANKDLGMIPGDKADAIVEAADEVIEGDHDDQFPVDVFQTGSGTSSNMNANEVISNRATEIYGGEVGTREIHPNDHVNFGQSSNDVIPTAMHVASLEAVEKDLIPALDTLRESLEAKEAEFDGVVKTGRTHLQDATPIRLGQEFSGYRSQVEKGLSRVDHVRDHLSELALGGTAVGTGLNTHPEFPEKAAEYISEETGVAFREADNHFEAQAAHDAMSEAHGALRTVAGSLNKIANDLRLLASGPRNGLGELEQPENQPGSSIMPGKINPVVAEAVNQVHKQVVGNDAAVSAGAAEGQIDLNLYKPVLAHNFLESSEMLSNASEVFAEKFVAKLEANEEHCEEQVEQSMALATALNPHIGYDKASKAAKTALKEGKTVKQVVVEKGYLSEEEADEVIDPEKMTHRGILGDE; encoded by the coding sequence ATGAGCGACGAGGATTACCGAATCGAGGAGGACAGCCTCGGAGAGATGCGCGTCCCGTCCGACGCCTACTGGGGCGCACAGACCCAGCGCGCGCTCCAGAACTTCCCCATCAGTGGCATCACGTTCGGCCGGCGGTTCGTCCGCGCACTCGGCGTCGTCAAGAAGGCCGCCGCACAGGCGAACAAAGACCTCGGCATGATTCCCGGGGACAAGGCAGACGCCATCGTGGAGGCCGCTGACGAGGTCATCGAGGGCGACCACGACGACCAGTTCCCGGTGGACGTGTTCCAGACCGGTTCCGGCACGTCCTCGAACATGAACGCCAACGAGGTCATCTCGAACCGCGCGACCGAGATTTACGGCGGCGAAGTCGGCACGCGCGAGATTCACCCGAACGACCACGTCAACTTCGGCCAGTCTTCCAACGACGTGATACCGACTGCGATGCACGTCGCGTCGCTGGAAGCCGTCGAGAAGGACCTGATTCCGGCACTCGACACGCTCCGGGAGTCGCTGGAAGCCAAAGAGGCAGAGTTCGACGGCGTCGTCAAGACCGGCCGGACCCACTTACAGGACGCCACGCCGATTCGGCTCGGTCAGGAGTTCTCGGGCTACCGCTCGCAGGTCGAGAAAGGTCTCTCGCGCGTGGACCACGTCCGCGACCACCTCTCGGAGTTGGCGCTCGGCGGCACCGCAGTCGGGACGGGACTGAACACGCATCCAGAGTTCCCCGAGAAGGCCGCCGAGTACATCTCCGAAGAGACTGGCGTCGCGTTCCGCGAGGCCGACAACCACTTCGAAGCGCAGGCCGCCCACGACGCCATGTCGGAGGCCCACGGCGCGCTCCGCACCGTCGCTGGCTCGCTGAACAAGATCGCCAACGACCTGCGCCTGCTGGCCTCTGGTCCCCGGAACGGACTCGGCGAACTCGAACAGCCGGAGAACCAGCCCGGCAGTTCCATCATGCCCGGCAAAATCAATCCGGTCGTCGCCGAGGCGGTCAATCAGGTCCACAAACAAGTGGTCGGCAACGACGCCGCAGTCAGTGCTGGCGCGGCGGAGGGTCAAATCGACCTGAACCTCTACAAGCCCGTGCTGGCGCACAACTTCCTCGAATCCTCTGAGATGCTGTCGAACGCCAGCGAAGTGTTCGCTGAGAAGTTCGTCGCCAAACTCGAAGCCAACGAGGAACACTGCGAGGAGCAGGTCGAACAGAGCATGGCGCTCGCGACGGCGCTGAACCCACACATCGGCTACGACAAGGCAAGCAAGGCCGCGAAGACTGCGCTGAAAGAGGGCAAGACAGTCAAGCAAGTCGTCGTCGAGAAGGGCTACCTGAGCGAGGAAGAGGCAGACGAAGTCATCGACCCCGAGAAGATGACCCACCGCGGCATTCTGGGCGACGAATAA
- a CDS encoding ABC transporter substrate-binding protein, which produces MTGANEGSDVSRRGYLKVAGASTLGVTGLAGCMGGDSGGSDEGTTSGGEGTSSDGEDTSSGDDSGSGNTLEVQHWWTGGDGAAAVEALFEGFKKEYPDVKVNQNPVSGGAGQNLKTVIKKRVLNNNPPSSWQAWPGANLTPYVEADKLKDISSSVWGKNGMKDAYKQGPKDAAKPNGTFVTVPLNIHRLNNLFYNKKVVEDAGVDPASIKKPSDLTAAMKKVENNTDAVGMAHQTKSAWSTGQMWAQVLLGEHGKSTYEAFTKGKVSANKKAIKNSLSIVKEYTQYFNDDAGSLGWTEANKKIINGEAAFFHQGDWAAGMYRGADSFEFDKQWGHVPFPGSKGVYALNMDSFPMPKNNPSPEAAKKFLRYVGSKDAQKRFNPKKGSIPPRTDVSKDAFGPFLSSQMDDFANSKSQVQSIQHGLALPPEQLSSFGEAMSTFISNWNVEKTYSQIESAFN; this is translated from the coding sequence ATGACAGGTGCCAACGAAGGTTCCGACGTTTCGCGACGCGGCTATCTCAAAGTAGCAGGAGCGAGTACACTCGGCGTCACCGGCCTGGCTGGCTGTATGGGTGGCGACAGTGGCGGCAGTGACGAAGGGACGACGTCGGGCGGCGAAGGTACCTCCTCGGACGGCGAGGACACCTCGTCTGGCGACGACTCCGGCAGTGGGAACACGCTCGAAGTCCAGCACTGGTGGACTGGTGGTGACGGTGCGGCGGCAGTCGAGGCACTGTTCGAGGGCTTCAAGAAGGAGTACCCGGACGTGAAAGTCAACCAGAACCCCGTCTCGGGTGGCGCTGGCCAGAACCTCAAGACGGTCATCAAGAAGCGCGTCCTGAACAACAACCCGCCGAGTTCGTGGCAGGCGTGGCCGGGCGCGAACCTCACCCCGTACGTCGAAGCGGACAAGCTGAAAGACATCAGTAGCTCCGTCTGGGGCAAGAACGGCATGAAGGACGCCTACAAACAGGGTCCGAAAGACGCCGCCAAACCGAACGGGACGTTCGTCACGGTCCCGCTGAACATCCACCGACTCAACAACCTCTTCTACAACAAGAAGGTCGTCGAAGACGCTGGCGTAGACCCTGCGTCTATCAAGAAACCCAGCGACCTCACGGCCGCGATGAAGAAGGTCGAGAACAACACCGACGCAGTCGGGATGGCCCACCAGACGAAGTCCGCGTGGTCCACCGGCCAAATGTGGGCGCAGGTCCTGCTCGGCGAACACGGCAAGAGCACGTACGAAGCGTTCACGAAGGGCAAGGTCAGCGCGAACAAGAAGGCCATCAAGAACTCCCTCAGCATCGTCAAGGAGTACACGCAGTACTTCAACGACGACGCCGGTTCGCTCGGCTGGACCGAAGCGAACAAGAAGATCATCAACGGCGAAGCGGCGTTCTTCCACCAAGGCGACTGGGCCGCGGGCATGTACCGCGGTGCCGACAGCTTCGAGTTCGACAAGCAGTGGGGCCACGTCCCGTTCCCCGGTTCGAAGGGCGTCTACGCGCTGAACATGGACTCGTTCCCGATGCCGAAGAACAACCCGTCGCCGGAGGCCGCGAAGAAGTTCCTCCGCTACGTCGGCAGCAAGGACGCCCAAAAGCGGTTCAACCCGAAGAAGGGGTCGATTCCGCCGCGCACCGACGTGTCCAAGGACGCCTTCGGACCGTTCCTCAGCAGTCAGATGGACGACTTCGCCAACTCGAAGTCGCAGGTCCAGTCCATCCAGCACGGACTCGCGCTCCCGCCGGAACAGCTCAGTAGCTTCGGTGAAGCGATGTCCACCTTCATCTCGAACTGGAACGTCGAGAAGACGTACAGCCAAATCGAGAGCGCCTTCAACTGA
- a CDS encoding carbohydrate ABC transporter permease → MQRIRDTLKRLTPGKEAGESEVEGQSTVRTDGGVVSETETERGQSLVSRDFLQSIPFWLPPFLLMGFFVYGAIGWNFVISLTDFSGLLLPEYKISAFDFEMYRQALNDPTFWTAARNTLVLLVAFTGLCLVFGMGLAILVDQEIRFENTFRTIYLLPMSLSFVVTAKFWAWMYNFKIGMINVTLRQFGLDFLAMQWISNPDTKLAAVIFALIWQFSGYAMVVYLAGLRAIPDAHYEAARVDGASTLKMYWRVILPQLRASTMSAAVVLMVFALKAFDFLYVMFGNNPGPAADILATMMFREAFGSNNWAYGSAIAIVLFLMALAVVAPYLYAEYRRGEL, encoded by the coding sequence ATGCAACGCATCCGAGATACACTGAAACGGCTAACCCCCGGCAAAGAAGCGGGAGAGAGCGAGGTGGAAGGCCAATCGACCGTCAGAACCGACGGCGGCGTCGTGAGCGAGACGGAGACCGAACGAGGACAGTCGCTCGTGTCGAGGGACTTCCTCCAGTCGATTCCGTTCTGGCTCCCGCCGTTCCTGCTGATGGGCTTTTTCGTCTACGGCGCCATCGGCTGGAACTTCGTCATCTCGCTGACGGACTTCAGCGGGCTACTCCTGCCGGAGTACAAGATTTCGGCGTTCGACTTCGAGATGTATCGCCAAGCCCTGAACGACCCGACGTTCTGGACGGCGGCCCGAAACACGCTCGTCCTACTGGTCGCGTTCACCGGCCTCTGTCTGGTGTTCGGGATGGGGCTGGCGATTCTGGTAGACCAAGAGATTCGGTTCGAGAACACGTTCCGAACCATCTACCTGCTCCCGATGAGCCTCTCGTTCGTCGTGACGGCGAAGTTCTGGGCGTGGATGTACAACTTCAAGATCGGGATGATAAACGTCACGCTCCGTCAGTTCGGGTTGGACTTCCTGGCGATGCAGTGGATTTCGAACCCGGACACGAAGTTGGCGGCGGTCATCTTCGCGCTCATCTGGCAGTTCAGCGGCTACGCGATGGTCGTCTATCTGGCAGGTCTGCGCGCAATTCCCGACGCACACTACGAGGCGGCCCGCGTAGACGGCGCGAGTACGCTGAAGATGTACTGGCGAGTCATCCTCCCCCAACTGCGAGCATCGACCATGAGCGCGGCCGTCGTGCTGATGGTGTTCGCACTGAAGGCGTTCGACTTCCTCTACGTCATGTTCGGCAACAACCCCGGCCCGGCGGCGGACATTCTGGCGACGATGATGTTCCGCGAGGCGTTCGGGTCGAACAACTGGGCGTACGGCTCCGCCATTGCCATCGTGCTGTTCCTGATGGCGCTGGCAGTCGTCGCGCCGTATCTCTACGCCGAGTACCGACGAGGTGAACTATGA
- a CDS encoding carbohydrate ABC transporter permease yields MSSAPASPTPENQSRREQVENAVRNADRSRVALYGVLVALVGFYLAPLEAGLMTAFKTTNAFNTTSPFLPAIWPFASGGFTTGPWQTAFDTLWNGLVNSMLLAVPATILSAGLGSIAAYGVTTIDWKYQTLIVALFVAGIFIPYQAVLVPLSRLFAIVNTQELLGFLWGLPLMHEHYASIINLIVAHVAYGIPITFLLFRGYYQTLSGEMIEAARLDGASVFSIYRNVVLPLSKPMFAVTLIYQFTQIWNDLLFALVILPSGGGAAAPVTIALNSLSGGIITSFNTQMAGAFVAALPTLVVYVLFGEQFAKGVAG; encoded by the coding sequence ATGAGTTCCGCACCAGCGAGTCCGACACCGGAGAACCAATCGCGGCGCGAGCAGGTAGAGAACGCCGTCCGAAACGCCGACCGTAGTCGCGTGGCGCTGTACGGGGTGCTGGTCGCGCTCGTCGGCTTCTATCTCGCGCCGCTCGAAGCAGGGCTGATGACCGCGTTCAAGACGACCAACGCGTTCAACACGACGAGTCCGTTCTTGCCCGCGATTTGGCCGTTCGCTTCCGGCGGCTTCACCACCGGCCCGTGGCAGACCGCCTTCGACACGCTGTGGAACGGCCTGGTCAACAGCATGTTACTGGCGGTTCCGGCGACGATTCTGTCGGCGGGACTCGGGAGCATCGCGGCCTACGGTGTGACGACCATCGACTGGAAGTACCAGACGCTAATCGTCGCGCTGTTCGTTGCGGGCATCTTCATCCCGTACCAGGCAGTTCTGGTGCCGCTGTCGCGGCTGTTCGCTATCGTGAACACCCAAGAGCTACTGGGATTCCTGTGGGGGCTACCGCTGATGCACGAACACTACGCCTCGATTATCAACCTCATCGTGGCCCACGTCGCGTACGGGATTCCCATCACGTTCCTACTCTTCCGAGGCTACTACCAGACGCTTTCGGGCGAGATGATAGAGGCCGCGCGACTGGACGGCGCGAGCGTGTTCAGCATCTACCGCAACGTCGTGTTGCCGCTGTCGAAGCCGATGTTCGCGGTGACGCTCATCTACCAGTTCACCCAGATTTGGAACGACCTGCTGTTCGCGCTGGTCATCCTGCCCTCCGGCGGCGGGGCGGCCGCACCGGTCACGATTGCGCTCAACAGTCTCTCTGGCGGCATCATCACCTCGTTCAACACGCAGATGGCGGGTGCGTTCGTCGCGGCACTGCCGACGCTCGTCGTCTACGTGCTGTTCGGCGAACAGTTCGCGAAAGGAGTCGCAGGATAA
- a CDS encoding ABC transporter ATP-binding protein — protein MAELTLDGVTKWFDDDGDRIVAVDDAHVEIEDGEFLVLVGPSGCGKSTTLRMIAGLETISKGDIRLGNRSIADEPPTTRDIAMVFQSYALYPHMSVRENMSFGLEESTDMPDSEIQAQVDDTADMLGIPDLLDRKPGELSGGQQQRVALGRAIVREPEVFLMDEPLANLDAKLRSQMRTELQRLQEDLGVTTVYVTHDQTEAMTMSDRIAILNDGELQQVATPLEAYHEPTNRFVAGFIGDPSMNFLPMELQGDTLVGDDIEYPLSGDALDAVSGHDRLTLGIRPEDIELVAAEDAHSFPATVDVVEPMGSENNVYIVFGDQADEATDGLGGTDAAADDTLTVTISGMRNVEAGQNVVAHIPEDAVHIFDADTGEAVKNRNMETAEQELPNV, from the coding sequence ATGGCAGAACTGACCCTCGACGGCGTAACGAAGTGGTTCGACGACGACGGCGACCGTATCGTCGCGGTAGACGACGCACACGTCGAAATCGAAGACGGGGAGTTCCTCGTCCTCGTCGGCCCCTCGGGGTGTGGAAAATCCACGACCCTGCGAATGATTGCGGGCCTCGAAACGATTTCGAAGGGCGACATTCGCCTCGGGAACCGCTCTATCGCGGACGAACCGCCGACGACGCGGGACATCGCGATGGTGTTCCAGAGCTACGCGCTCTACCCCCACATGAGCGTGCGGGAGAACATGAGCTTCGGCCTCGAAGAATCGACCGACATGCCCGACAGCGAGATTCAGGCGCAGGTGGACGACACCGCCGATATGCTCGGTATCCCCGACCTGCTCGACCGGAAACCCGGCGAACTGTCGGGCGGTCAGCAACAGCGGGTCGCGCTCGGCCGGGCTATCGTCCGGGAGCCAGAGGTGTTCCTGATGGACGAACCGCTGGCGAATCTGGACGCGAAGTTGCGCTCCCAGATGCGCACGGAACTCCAACGTCTACAGGAGGACCTCGGCGTGACGACGGTGTACGTCACCCACGACCAGACGGAAGCGATGACGATGTCCGACCGCATCGCCATCCTGAACGACGGCGAACTCCAGCAGGTCGCCACGCCGCTGGAAGCCTACCACGAACCGACGAACCGGTTCGTCGCTGGCTTCATCGGCGACCCGTCGATGAACTTCCTGCCGATGGAATTACAGGGTGACACGCTCGTCGGTGACGACATCGAGTACCCGCTTTCGGGTGACGCCCTCGACGCGGTTTCGGGCCACGACCGACTCACCCTCGGCATCCGCCCGGAGGACATCGAACTCGTCGCGGCGGAAGACGCCCACAGTTTCCCAGCGACCGTTGACGTGGTCGAGCCGATGGGCAGCGAGAACAACGTCTACATCGTCTTCGGCGACCAAGCCGACGAAGCGACCGATGGCCTCGGCGGCACGGACGCCGCCGCAGACGACACGCTGACCGTGACTATCTCTGGAATGCGGAACGTCGAGGCGGGCCAGAACGTCGTCGCGCACATCCCCGAGGACGCAGTTCACATCTTCGACGCCGACACGGGCGAGGCAGTCAAGAATCGGAATATGGAGACCGCCGAACAGGAACTGCCGAACGTCTGA
- a CDS encoding carbon-nitrogen hydrolase family protein: MPTDSDPNAPAESFTVAAAQVEPVFHDKEATLNKTCEWIERAGEQDVDLLVFPETYFPGYPYWRRKVSIPRWTELMVELQKNSLSVGDDALDVLGNAIREADCHVALGTNELDERKGSETVYNSIFYFDREGELVRRHRKLMPTHGERSIWGRGDPSSLATHETDIGTLGGLVCYENHMTLSKAALTTMGEEIHTACWPGFWTQNGHPGDKARAETVEDRDTCDIYPAMREYAFETQSFVVSCSAYIGDPPEEYEDELGYDLGAGGSMLVNPAGVVKAGPVLGEETLLTAEFDRDERRATKAYFDAMGHYARWDAVNLEVNDETLDPVHSHGHDGARGTNWNARESRTDNERENGRLSPHDAEAIADAHGVPISAVEAVADALDQ; encoded by the coding sequence ATGCCCACCGACTCCGACCCCAACGCGCCCGCCGAATCGTTCACCGTCGCGGCCGCACAGGTCGAACCAGTTTTCCACGACAAGGAGGCGACCCTCAACAAGACATGCGAGTGGATAGAACGCGCCGGAGAACAGGACGTAGACCTGCTCGTCTTCCCCGAGACGTACTTTCCCGGCTACCCCTACTGGCGGCGCAAGGTGTCGATTCCGCGCTGGACCGAGTTGATGGTCGAGTTGCAGAAGAACAGCCTCTCGGTTGGCGACGACGCGCTCGACGTTCTCGGTAACGCGATTCGGGAAGCCGACTGCCACGTTGCGTTGGGGACGAACGAACTGGACGAGAGGAAGGGAAGCGAGACCGTCTACAACTCCATCTTCTACTTCGACCGCGAGGGAGAACTCGTTCGTCGCCACCGAAAACTGATGCCGACCCACGGCGAGCGGTCGATTTGGGGGCGCGGCGACCCGTCGAGTCTGGCGACCCACGAGACGGACATCGGAACACTGGGTGGTCTCGTCTGCTACGAGAATCACATGACTCTCTCGAAGGCCGCGCTGACGACCATGGGTGAGGAGATTCACACTGCTTGCTGGCCGGGGTTCTGGACCCAGAACGGCCATCCCGGCGACAAGGCGCGGGCCGAAACTGTGGAAGACCGCGACACCTGTGACATCTACCCTGCGATGCGCGAGTACGCCTTCGAGACCCAATCGTTCGTCGTCTCCTGCTCGGCGTACATAGGCGACCCGCCAGAGGAGTACGAGGACGAACTCGGCTACGACCTCGGCGCAGGAGGGAGCATGCTGGTGAATCCGGCAGGCGTCGTGAAGGCCGGTCCTGTACTCGGTGAGGAGACGCTCCTCACCGCGGAGTTCGACCGCGACGAGCGTCGGGCGACCAAGGCGTACTTCGACGCGATGGGCCACTACGCGCGCTGGGACGCGGTCAATCTCGAAGTGAACGACGAAACCCTAGACCCGGTTCACTCGCACGGACACGACGGCGCGAGAGGGACGAACTGGAACGCGCGCGAGAGTAGGACCGACAACGAGCGAGAGAACGGCCGACTCTCGCCCCACGACGCGGAAGCAATCGCCGACGCTCACGGCGTGCCGATATCGGCGGTGGAGGCAGTCGCGGACGCGCTTGACCAGTAG
- a CDS encoding pyridoxamine 5'-phosphate oxidase family protein produces MTRFTGTWSGDEVESFLQDVTIPIRLACHRPDASLWMVALWYRYRDGGFDCATWTNADVVRYLRNDSELAFEISTNDPPYRGVRGNGTASLSPDEDKEVLRHLIERYLDSTDSPLAEWLLADEREEIHVRIRPRVVYSWDYSERMAGEE; encoded by the coding sequence ATGACCAGATTCACCGGCACGTGGTCCGGCGACGAAGTCGAGTCGTTCCTACAGGACGTGACGATTCCGATTCGTCTCGCTTGCCACAGGCCAGACGCATCCCTGTGGATGGTCGCGCTCTGGTATCGCTACCGCGACGGCGGGTTCGACTGTGCGACGTGGACGAACGCCGACGTAGTGCGGTACCTCCGCAACGACTCGGAACTCGCGTTCGAAATTTCGACCAACGACCCGCCGTATCGCGGAGTCCGAGGCAACGGCACCGCGAGTCTCTCGCCCGACGAGGACAAGGAAGTCCTTCGCCACCTCATCGAGCGGTATCTCGACTCGACGGACTCCCCGCTGGCGGAGTGGTTGCTCGCGGACGAACGCGAGGAGATTCACGTCCGGATTCGACCGCGAGTCGTCTACAGCTGGGACTACAGCGAGCGGATGGCTGGCGAAGAATAG
- a CDS encoding ABC transporter substrate-binding protein, whose protein sequence is MTGGSADDIERRQFMKYAALVGGASTVPFTGYLQDQQWSNTLEVMHGWTGGDGAEAIDALASAFGEAQPNMETNFRAIGGTGNVNLDQAVAQRLRAGDPPSSFAGWPGKNLQQYEGVLGNIEQDVWNQAGLKEAHAQEVVEACRFGDGFSAVPIGSHRMNDLFYNVSVLESAGVDPSGIDSFDAWVDALDAVASETDAQPYVNSLSTWTVLQFWAVNMLGSQGFDAYTNFIEGNGDEAAVRGAFQNAQTVLSQYLNDDAPEIDFTEANQRIMSGDAAFIHQGNWVAGAYVNEGLTYDEDWGRIQFPGTENMYGFHLDSFIYPGGDLDNPSPPESKAFLRFAGSEAAHVAFNQYKGSIPTREVPTDQFNPYLTETIEDFNSVEQRPPTIAHGLAVTQDVQSDLEDAIANNFADPYNVDSVTSRFMQIV, encoded by the coding sequence ATGACCGGGGGTAGTGCGGACGACATCGAGAGACGTCAGTTTATGAAATACGCGGCGCTCGTCGGGGGTGCCAGTACAGTACCGTTCACGGGCTATCTGCAAGACCAGCAGTGGTCGAATACGCTGGAAGTGATGCACGGGTGGACCGGCGGGGACGGCGCAGAGGCAATCGACGCGCTCGCGTCGGCGTTCGGCGAGGCCCAACCGAACATGGAGACGAACTTCCGGGCCATCGGCGGCACCGGAAACGTCAACTTAGACCAAGCAGTCGCACAGCGACTGCGGGCGGGCGACCCGCCGAGTTCGTTCGCCGGATGGCCGGGGAAGAACCTCCAGCAGTACGAGGGCGTGCTTGGCAACATCGAACAGGACGTGTGGAACCAAGCCGGACTGAAGGAGGCTCACGCACAGGAAGTGGTCGAGGCGTGCCGCTTCGGAGATGGATTCTCCGCAGTGCCCATCGGTTCCCACCGCATGAACGACCTCTTCTACAACGTGAGCGTCCTCGAATCTGCGGGCGTGGACCCGAGTGGCATCGATAGCTTCGACGCGTGGGTCGATGCTCTCGACGCCGTCGCCAGCGAGACCGACGCCCAACCGTACGTCAACTCGCTCTCGACGTGGACAGTCTTGCAGTTCTGGGCGGTCAACATGCTCGGCTCGCAGGGCTTCGACGCGTACACGAACTTCATCGAGGGCAACGGCGACGAGGCGGCGGTTCGGGGGGCGTTCCAGAACGCCCAGACCGTGCTGTCGCAGTACCTCAACGACGACGCGCCGGAGATAGACTTCACCGAGGCGAACCAGCGAATCATGTCCGGCGACGCGGCGTTCATCCACCAAGGCAACTGGGTGGCTGGCGCGTACGTCAACGAGGGGTTGACCTACGACGAGGATTGGGGACGCATCCAGTTCCCCGGTACCGAGAACATGTACGGGTTCCACCTCGATTCGTTCATCTATCCGGGCGGCGACCTCGACAACCCGAGTCCGCCCGAATCGAAGGCGTTCCTGCGGTTCGCTGGCTCGGAAGCCGCACACGTGGCGTTCAACCAGTACAAGGGGTCGATTCCGACCAGAGAGGTGCCGACCGACCAGTTCAACCCGTATCTGACCGAGACCATCGAGGACTTCAACAGCGTCGAGCAACGACCGCCGACCATCGCACACGGGTTGGCCGTCACCCAAGACGTGCAGTCTGACTTGGAGGACGCGATTGCGAATAACTTCGCCGACCCGTACAACGTCGATTCAGTCACGAGTCGGTTCATGCAAATCGTGTAG